Proteins found in one Triticum urartu cultivar G1812 chromosome 4, Tu2.1, whole genome shotgun sequence genomic segment:
- the LOC125550237 gene encoding uncharacterized protein LOC125550237, with amino-acid sequence MEHGEGRHEAALRAVQRAPAKPWRGAGAPPPPRVYRVEPRDFRELVQRLTGAGTATTGSPAVGARQAPGHAAAAHGRREAAPVEQFDYSSWFSAPLLSPASMPAGMDAHHGALL; translated from the coding sequence ATGGAGCACGGCGAGGGGAGGCACGAGGCGGCGCTGAGGGCGGTGCAGAGGGCGCCGGCCAAGCCGTGGCGCGGCGccggcgccccgccgccgcccaggGTGTACCGGGTGGAGCCCCGGGACTTCCGGGAGCTCGTGCAGAGGCTCACCGGCGCCGGCACGGCCACGACCGGCTCGCCGGCCGTGGGAGCGAGGCAAGCGCCGGGTCATGCGGCCGCGGCGCACGGGCGCAGGGAGGCCGCCCCCGTGGAGCAGTTCGACTACTCGTCGTGGTTCTCCGCGCCGCTGCTCAGCCCCGCGTCCATGCCGGCCGGCATGGACGCCCACCATGGCGCTCTGCTGTAG
- the LOC125550235 gene encoding glycine-rich protein 2-like, whose product MAGIRRAPALLLLLALACTPALAARDVSSSAAKAKTKYPSGPAPGKKPAKPYVPPATKPPGSGAVDGGGMPAIPGFGTIPGFTVPGMGGGWGGGYGGPDGGYSRGGVAASTTVCSEKGPCYKKKLTCPKKCFSSYSGAGKGYGGGGGGGGCTVDCKTKCIAYC is encoded by the coding sequence ATGGCCGGCATTCGCCGCGCCCCAGCGCTCCTCCTGCTGCTCGCCCTCGCGTGCACCCCCGCCCTGGCCGCGCGCGACGTCTCCAGCAGCGCCGCCAAGGCGAAGACCAAGTACCCCTCGGGCCCGGCGCCCGGCAAGAAGCCGGCCAAGCCGTACGTGCCACCAGCCACCAAGCCCCCCGGGTCGGGCGCCGTCGACGGAGGCGGGATGCCCGCCATCCCCGGCTTCGGCACCATCCCCGGGTTCACCGTGCCCGGGATGGGGGGCGGGTGGGGCGGGGGCTACGGCGGGCCCGACGGCGGGTACTCGCGCGGCGGCGTGGCGGCCTCCACCACCGTCTGCTCCGAGAAGGGCCCCTGCTACAAGAAGAAGCTGACGTGCCCCAAGAAGTGCTTCTCCTCCTACAGCGGCGCCGGCAAGGGgtacggcggcggcggcggcgggggcggctgcACCGTCGACTGCAAGACCAAGTGCATCGCCTACTGCTGA
- the LOC125550238 gene encoding thymocyte nuclear protein 1, with translation MVGIPRAFSIPSAQFPANIRSLPAPAIAAALNPHRMPRKAARGATAASKKAAPAAGKKAVPATTAAGKKAAPAAGKKAVPATTAAGKKAAPAAGKKAVPATTAAGKKAAPAAGKKGAAPAASKYWLLKTEPGEWSWSDQAGAPGGVGPWDGVRNHQAMNNLRAMRRGDRCLFYHSGAGAASRRVVGVVEVAREWYEGQEGEATAGGAVDVRAVGELRRPVSLEEIKKAAAAGEMEGMKDFALIRQARLSVMPVPVEVWDWICEMGGGFVQDGEVGEEEETEA, from the coding sequence ATGGTAGGGATTCCCCGCGCGTTCTCAATCCCTAGCGCCCAATTTCCCGCCAATATAAGATCCTTGCCTGCTCCGGCGATCGCCGCAGCCCTGAACCCTCACAGGATGCCGAGGAAAGCAGCTCGCGGCGCCACCGCCGCCAGCAAGAAAGCAGCGCCCGCCGCCGGCAAGAAAGCAGTGCCCGCCACGACTGCCGCCGGCAAGAAAGCCGCGCCCGCGGCCGGCAAGAAAGCAGTGCCCGCCACGACCGCTGCCGGCAAGAAAGCCGCGCCCGCGGCCGGCAAGAAAGCAGTGCCCGCCACGACCGCTGCCGGCAAAAAAGCCGCGCCGGCGGCCGGCAAGAAAGGAGCAGCGCCGGCCGCAAGCAAGTACTGGCTGCTGAAGACGGAGCCGGGGGAGTGGTCGTGGTCGGACCAGGCGGGCGCGCCGGGCGGCGTCGGGCCGTGGGACGGCGTGCGCAACCACCAGGCCATGAACAACCTCCGCGCGATGCGCCGCGGCGACCGCTGCCTCTTCTACCACTCGGGCGCCGGCGCCGCGTCGCGCCGCGTGGTGGGCGTCGTCGAGGTCGCCAGGGAGTGGTACGAGGGCCAGGAGGGGGAGGCGACGGCCGGCGGCGCCGTGGACGTGCGCGCCGTCGGGGAGCTCCGGAGGCCCGTGTCGCTGGAGGAGAtcaagaaggcggcggcggcgggggagatGGAGGGGATGAAGGACTTCGCGCTCATCCGGCAGGCCCGGCTGTCGGTCATGCCCGTGCCGGTGGAGGTCTGGGATTGGATTTGTGAGATGGGTGGTGGCTTCGTGCAGGACGGGGAGgtgggagaagaagaagaaacagagGCTTGA